The DNA region CGACATCGCCGGCATGCAACTCGACGTCGGAGCGATCGGCAAGGGCTACGCGGCGAGCGAGGCGCTCGCGGCCGTCACCGCCACCGGCGTCCGCAGCGCGCTGGTCGCGGTGAGCGGCGACCTCGCCTTCAGCGACGCGCCGCCCGGGCAGCCGGGCTGGCGCATCCGCGTGCACGACGGCGACATCGGCGAGGTCGGCGTCCCCGCCGTCCTGCGGCTCACGCAGGCGGCCGTGTCGACGTCGGGCAACGTCGAGCAGCACCTCGACGTCGACGGGCGTCGCTACTCGCACGTGATCGATCCCGCGTCGCGCACGGGGTTGCTCGACGACATCACCGTGACCGTGGTGGCCCGGCACGGCGTGGACGCCGACGGGCTCGACACGGCCATGGGCATCCTCGGCGTCGAGCGCGGCCTGGCGCTGGTGGAACGCGACCCCGACGCCGCGGCGCTCGTCGTCGTGCGCAAGGACGGTGTGGTCACCGCGAGGGCCTCGAGCCGCATGCGCACGCTCGCCGCTGCGCAGGAGTAGCGAGCGGTCTTCGATCGCGCCGCTCCGGTCACGACAGCCGCCCTACCTCGGTGGTGCTCCCTCGCGCAGCCACGCGTCGAGTTCCCCCCGCGTGGGCAGCGACGGCTGCGCGCCCGAGCGGGTGACGGCAATCGCACCAGCGGCGTTGCCGCGCCGCAGCGCCACCTCGTCGGAGGCGCCCTCGGCCAGGGCGACGGCCAACGCGCCGACGAACGCGTCGCCAGCCGCCGTCGAGTCGACGACGTCCACCGGGTAAGCGCGCACCATCGACTCCGCGCCAGACGCACGCAGGAGGCGGGCGCCGGCTGCGCCCAGCGTCACGACGATCGAACGCGCCCCGCGCTGGCGCAGGTGGGCGGTCGCCTGCGCGAGATCGCTCGCCTCTGGCCCCGCCAGCGAGAAGAGCTCGGTCTCGTTGACGACGAGGTAGTCGACCAGCGCCAGCAGCGCGTCGGGCACCGGCGATGCCGGAGCGGCGTTCAGGACGACGATGGCGCCGGACTCGCTGGCCACCTGCGCGGCCAGCGTCACGGCCGTCACTGGCACCTCCAACTGCAGCAACAGCACCCGCGCGGCCGTGAGCTGCGGCGCGGCGAGCATGATGTCGGCATCGGCAAGTGTCCCGTTGGCCCCGGGGACCACCACGATCGAGTTCTCGCCGCTGCCGTCAACCGTGATCAGCGCCACGCCCGACGCCAGGCCGCCGCGGACGTCGACCGCCGTGACGTCGATGCCCTCCTCGGCCAGCCCCTGCCTCAGCGCCGCGCCGAACGCGTCCTCGCCGACGCACCCGATCATGGCCACCTGCCCACCGAGCCGCTGCGCCGCGACCGCCTGGTTGGCGCCCTTGCCGCCGGGGATGGTGAGGAAGAGATCGCCGGTGATCGTCTCGCCGGGCCGTGCGAACCGTGGCGCGCGGACCACGAGGTCCATGTTCAGGCTGCCGACGACGGCGATGCGGGGCATGGGGGGAGAGTATGGGAAAGGAAGGAAGGGTAGAAGAGCAGAAGGGGAGAAGGCAGAGCGGGAAGGGCGAAGGGGGGAAGGGCGAAGGAGGAAGGGGTGAAGGGGTATGCTGCGCTTCTTCAGGGAGGCTGTGGTGGTTGGCAGGACTCTGCGGTTCGTGTGCCTGACGGGGGTGCTCGTGGCGGGCGTGGGGATTGTCGGGGTGCGCACGCAGCCGGCCACCACGCCGCTGCAGGCGAGGCCCGATCCGTACGTCGGGCGGCCGCGGGTGTTCGTGCTCACCGACATCGCCAACGAGCCCGACGACCAGATGTCGCTCGTCCGGCTGCTCGTGTACGCCGAGGGCTTCGACATCGAGGGCCTGGTGGCCACGACCTCCACGTGGATGCGCACCGGCACGCGCGTCGACGTGATCCGAGCCGTGCTCGACGCCTACGCCGAGGTGCAGCCACGGCTGGCGACCCACGCGTCCGGCTATCCGACCGCCGACGCGCTGCGGGCCGTGGTCGCGGCGGGGCAGGGCGGCTACGGGATGGCCGCGGTCGGCGACGGCCGCGCGACCGAGGGTTCGGCGCGCCTGCTCGCTGCGGCGCGCCGCGACGACCCGCGGCCGCTGTGGGTGCTCGCCTGGGGCGGCACCAACACCCTTGCGCAGGCACTTGGCGACGCACGGGCGACGCTGTCGACCGCTGAACTCGCCTCCGTCGTCGATCGGCTGCGCGTCTACGCCATCTCCGACCAGGACGACGCAGGGCCGTGGCTGCGTCGGGAGTTCCCCACGCTGCGGTACATCGCGTCGCCGTCGACGCAGGACGGGCAGGAGTACGCAGGCGCGACGTGGACCGGCATCAGCGGCGACCGCTTCTACCGCAACGCGCCCGGCGCCGACTTCACCACGTTCGCCGACGCGTGGGTCGACGCCAACATCCGCGCGCGCGGGCCGCTCGGGCGGCTCTACCCGTACCCGTGCTGCATCCACGAAGGTGACACGCCCTCTTTCCTCGGCCTCATCGACAACGGCCTGGCCAGCGCGATGTCGCCGACGTTCGGCGGATGGGGCGGGCGCTACGTGTGGCGGCAGCCGCGCGGCGAGTCCCGCCCCTTCTGGACGCAGGGCGGCGACGCCTACCCGGGCAACGACGACTCGCGCGACACCGTCACCGGCGCTGGCGGGCTCGTGGTCACCTCCGACCAGGCGACCGTCTGGCGCTGGCGCGAGGCCTTCCAGCACGACTTCGCGGCGCGCATGGCGTGGACGGTGCTCCCGCGTGCCGAGGCCAACCACGCACCGGAGGTCGTCGTGCAGGGGCATGACGGCCGCGGGCCGGTGATGGTGAGCGCGACGGTCGGCACGCCCGTGCGGCTCGAGGCCAGGGGGAGCGATCCGGACGGCGACGCGCTCCGCTACCGCTGGTGGTACTACGCCGAGGCCGCCACGGGACTCCCGGGCATGCCGGTCGTACGCGAGCGCCGGCGGCCACCGGTGATGGCGCCGACCGGCGGCAGCCCGCCGGCCGCCCGCGGCGACCGCCCGGGGCCGCGCGTGACCCTGCAGGGCGACACCACCCCGGTGGTCACGATCACGCCGGTCGTCGCCGGCGTGGCCCACGTGATCCTCGAGGTCGTCGACGAGGGGCGCCCGTCGCTCACGCGGTATCGGCGGATCATCCTGGACGTGCGCTGAGCGGGCCGCGACCGTCACCTCCGGGGTGAGCGCTGCATCCTTCGTGCGTGGGCCGCGCGTGGCGCGCGGCTCCGCCCGGAGGTCCCCATGTCTCGTCGCACCCTGTCGCGCGTCCTGCAGGCGGCCGCGCTCGTCCTCGCCGTGACCACCGGTGTGGCCCGGGCCCAGGGCCCGCATGGGCCACATGGGCAGGGGATGCCGCCCGGCGGCGGCCGGGGCATGGGGCCCGGGATGACGCACGACGCGGGTCACCAGGCCGACATGGAGGTGTTCCACCAACTCCTCGACAACGGCAACAAGGTGACGCGCACGGTCACGCCGCGGCCCGACGGCGTCGAGTCGGTCACCGAGTCGGACGACCCGGTCATCGCCAAAGCCATCCAGACGCATCTGGACGCGATGTCGGCGCGCGTGAAGGAGCAGCGGCCGATTCACCAGCGCGACCCGCTCTTCCGGGAGGTGTTCGCCAACGCCGACCGGATCGTGCTGCGCCACGAGATGACACCGAAGGGCGTCAGGGCGGTCGAGACGTCGACCGACCCATACGTCGTCAAGCTCATCCAGGCGCACGCGGAGGTCGTGACCGCATTCATCGCCAACGGTCGTGCCGAGGCGATGAAGGATCATCCCGTTCCCTCCCGGTGAGCCGATTTTCCAACCCGGCAGGGGGAGGCCCCGTCTACCGTAAGCCGCCGACGCACGGTGCGTCTGCGGGATCGGAGGTGCCGCCCCATGCCCGTGTTCGCGTCCTTGCGCTCGTCCTTGCTGTTGGTCGCCGTCCTTGCCTCACCCGTGTCGGCGCAGGACCCGGTGGCGCCCTCGTTGCCCTCCGATCCCGCGCAGGCGACGGTGTCGACGGCCGACGTCGGTCTCTTCTGGCGCGCCTGGGACGCGTGGGTGGCCGACGGGCAGCGCCCGGAGCGCCTCGCGCCGATCCTGCAGGCCGAGTACCTGGACAAGGGGTCGGCCGGCGTGCGCGACTTCACGCCCGACCGCATCATCAGCGCCGACGCCCTGGCGACGCGCATCCTGGAGGACCGGGCGTACTACGAGCGCGTGCGGCCGATCACCGAGCGCATCGCCTCGCGCCTGCCAGACCTGCAGGGCGTCTACCGCGCGTTCGAGCAGCGGTATCCCGACGCGGTCTTCCCGACGCTCTACGTGGTGATCGGCAGGCGCAATTCCGGCGGCATGAGCTCGCCGCGGGCGCTGATTCTCGGCGCGGAGATGTTCGCAGGGCAGGGCGCGCGCCTCGACGAGGAGGACGTGCTGCCGATGGTCGCGCACGAACTCGTGCACTTCCAGCAGCGCACGTCGGCCGAGCGGGGCGGGGGCCTGCTCGGCGCGTCGCTGCGTGAAGGCGGCGCCGACTTCATCGCCGAGCAGATCGCCGGTCGCCACATCAACACCCGCGTGAAGGGCTACGGCGACTCGCACGAGCACGATCTGTGGCCGCGATTCCTCGCCGACCTGTCACGACCGGACGGGCACCGGCCGTGGCTGTACAACGGGCGTGACCCGAACCGGGTGGGACTGCCCGACCTCGGGTACTACATGGGCTACAAGATTGCCCAGGCGTACTTCCAGCGTGCGGCCGATCGCGATGCCGCGTTCGCCACGCTCGTGCGCATGGAGGACCCGTCGGCCATCCTCCGCGACTCGCGTTATGGCGAACGGTTCGGCGCCACGACGCCCGCCCCGAGCCCGGAGCCCTGACCCGCCGGCATGCGTCATGATTCACCAGCCATGAGTCATGACACCGCGGCGCGCTGGCGCGCCGCCATCATCGGCACCGGCCGCATCGCGTCACTGCTCGAGCGCGACCCGCTCAGGCCCCGGCCGCACACGCACGCGGGGTGGTACCGCGCCGATGCACGGACGACGCTGGTCGCCGGCGCGGACATCGATCCCGAGCGCCTGGCCGCGTTCGGCGACGACTGGGCCATCGACGCCGCGCACCTGCATCACGACTACCGCGAGCTGCTCCGGCGCGAGCGGCCCGACATCGTGTCGATCTGCGCGTACGCGGCCGATCGCGTGACGATGTGCCGGGAGGCGGTCGCGGCTGGCGCACGCGGGCTGTGGATCGAGAAGGCTGCCGCCTGCTCGGTGGAGGACGCCGAGGCGCTGGCCGACCTTGTTGCCGCAGCAGGCGTCGCCGCGGTCGTCGACCATCCGCGTCGCCTCGAGTCGCGCTACCGCGCGGTCGGCGCCTGGCTGGCCTCCGGGGCGCTCGGGCGGCTCGAGACGGTGCACGTGCTGTTCAGCGGCCACGTCGTGCACACCGGCACCCACGCCTGGGATCTCCTGCTGGCGTGGTGCGGCCCGTGGGCACGTGTCGACGCCACGCTCGACACCCCGGCCCAGGAGGCGGTCGCGGCTGGCGACGCGCACGACCGCGACGAGGCCGACATCGCCCGGTACGCAGCGGCCCTGCGCGGCGGCATCGTCGACCGCGGTGGGCGGGCGCGCATCGTCTTCGCCAATGGCGTCGAGGCGTTCGTCACGGGAGGCGCCAAGGGCTACTTCGTGTTCCAGTGCGACGTGATCTGCTCGCGAGGCCGCATCCGCATCGGCAACGACGTGTGGGAGGTCCTCGCGCCGGCCGAGAGCCCGCGCTACAGCGGGTACCGCGAGCTCGCGCCGATCGATCCGACCATCGACCTGCCGCCGGCGCCGCCAGGGCCGGCAGCGGTCCTCGACGCGCTGCTGCTGGCGATGGCCGACGGCCGGGAACCGGAGCTGTCGGTGCGAGCGGCCGTCGATGCCCTGGCGCTCGGCATCGCCATCGTGCAGGCCGGCGTCACGGGACGGGCCGTGACGCCCGAGACGCTGGATCGGACGATGCGCATCGACTCGATCTAGCCATGGTGCGGGCGGATCGGGCGTCGGTGCCCGGGCCCTCGCGGACGCGGGCACCCCGGCATCACTCGGAGCGCGTCGGCTCAGAGACGTCGCGCACGAGATCGCCGGTCAACTCCGCCGTGGTCGCGCGGGCCAGGTCGGCTTGCGACACGATGCCGCACACGCGCCCGCCCTCGTCGACGATGGGGAGGCGGCGCACCTGGTGCGCCTGCATCATCTCGACCGCATCGCTGACGCGTGCCTCGGCGGTAAGCGACAGGGCCGGGCTGGTCATGCAGTCGGCGGCGGTGGCCGCGCGTGCGTCGCGGCCCTCGGCCAGCACGCGCAGCACCATGTCGCGGTCGGTGACCACGCCGAGGAGCGTCCGCGTCGAGGCGTGCTCGACCACGGGAATCTCACCGCAGTCGTGCGTGCGCATGAGCCGGGCGATCTCCTCGATGGGGGTGTCGGGCGTGCAGGTGGCAGGGTCTGGCGTCATCAGGGTGGCGAGCTGCATGCCCTGTTCGATGCATGTCGCGTTCCCGAATGGATTACCCTCCCCTGCATGACTCGACTGCTCGGCTGCCTGCTCCTGACGGGGAGCGTGATGCTGCTGGCCTGCGGGCGCGATCATCGCCCGACCGCAGTCCCGCAGGCCCCCGAGGCGGCCAGTGGTTGGACCGACAAGCCGGGCTGGTCGGCGTCGTCGTGGATGGTGGCCGCCGCCAACCCGCTCGCGGTCGATGCGGGGACCGAGATGCTCGAGGCCGGCGGGTCGGCGCTCGACGCGGCGATTGCCGTGCAGATGGTGCTCACCCTCGTCGAGCCGCAGTCGAGTGGCATCGGCGGTGGGGCGTTCCTCGTGTACTGGGACGGCGCCAGGGTGACCGCCCTCGACGGCCGCGAGACCGCACCGGCCGCCGCATCGCCCGAGCTCTTCGTGCGCGACGGCGTGCCGATGCGCACCATCGACGCGATCGTCGGCGGACGTTCCGTGGGCGCCCCAGGCGTCGTGCGCATGCTGGCGCTCGCGCACGCGCGACACGGGCGACTGCCATGGGCACGGCTCTTCGGGCCCGCGATCCGGCTCTGTGACGAGGGCTTCGCGATCAGCCCGCGCCTGGCCGGCCTCCTGTCGCGGGAGGCGCACCTGTCGAAGGACCCCGAGGCGCGCGCGTATTTCTACGAGCCCGACGGCCGACCGAAGGCGGCCGGCACCCGTCTGCGCAACCCGGCCCTGGCCGCCGTGCTCCGGTCGATTGCCGCCAACGGCCCGGATGCGTTCTACACGGGCGACATCGCGGCGGACATCGTCACGAAGGTACGCTCGCATCCCACCAACCCCGGCGTGCTGAGCGCCGCCGACCTGGCCGCGTACCAGCCGGTCGAGCGGGAGCCGCTCTGTTTCACGTACCGGACGTCGCGCATCTGCGGCTTCCCGCCGCCGGGCTCCGGCACCCTCGCGCTCGGCCAGATCTTCGGCATCCTCGAGTCGCACGACATGCGGGCGCTCGCTCCCAGCCGAGGCGCCGACGGCCGCTGGACGATGTCGGCAGAAGCCGTCCACCTGTACACGGAAGCTGCACGGTTGGCGTTCGCCGATCGCGAGGCGTACGTCGGTGATCCGGCGTTCGTGCCCGTACCGGTGTCGGCCCTGCTCGACCCGCAGTACCTCGAGGGCCGTCGCGCGGCGATCGGCGCGCGGTCGATGGGGCGCGCCACCGCCGGCGTACCGCCCGGCCTGACGAGGGCGGCCACCGCCGGGGTGCCGCTCGAACGCCCGTCCACCTCGCACATCTCGATCGTGGACGGCTTCGGGCACGCGCTGGCCATGACCACCACCGTCGAGGACGGCTTCGGCTCCCGCCAGTTCGTGCGCGGCTTCATCCTCAACAACCAGCTGACCGACTTCTCGCTCGCGCCGACCGACGCCGCAGGCGCGCCGGTTGCCAACCGTGTCGAGGCGGGCAAGCGGCCGCGGTCGTCGATGACGCCGCTGCTCGTCTTCGATCGTCGGAGCGGCGCGTTGCGCATGACCCTGGGGTCGCCGGGCGGGAGCGCGATCATCAACTACGTCGGCAAGGTCCTGCTCGCGACGCTCGACTGGGGGCTCGACGTGCAGCAGGCGATTGCGCTACCCAACGTGGGCAGCCGCAATGGTCCCACCGAACTCGAGGCCGGCCGGGTCGACCCGGCACTCGGCCCGGCGCTCGAGGCCCGCGGGCACGAGGTGCGCCTGCTCGACCAGACCTCCGGCCTGCAGGCGATCGAGCGGACCGCGACCGGCTGGTTCGGCGGCGCCGACCCGCGCCGCGAGGGGATCGCGCGGGGGAAGTGACGGCTGATGACGTCTGACGCTTGACGTCTGACGTCTGACGGGCGGGCAGCCTGTTGGCACCCCTGAGCCGTCAGCCCTGAACCTCTACGAACTGCAACTGAGCATGCTGCAGCCGGCGCGATGGCGGGCCCACTCGGGGCGGCGCGCCGCGAGGTCGTCCTCGCCGGGCTGGTCGTCGTAGGGGCGCGACAGGACCCGGAGCAGCCGCTCGACGACCGACGTGTCGCCGGCCGCGGCGGCGTCGATGGCCTGCTGCGCGAGGTAGTTGCGCAGCACGTACTTCGGGTTGGCGGCACGCATGCGCGCCACGCGCGTCGCGTCGGGCTGGCCTTCGTCACGAACCCGCGTCGCCCACGCGCGCAGCCACGCCAGCACGCGGGCGCCGTGCGGACCTGCCAGGTCGTCCTCGTCGTAGAAGGCGTCACGCACCGGCGCGAGCCGCGCCTCGTCCGGCACCTCGGCGCCGACGGGCACCCGGGTCAGGCCGCGGAAGAAGATCGTCATGTCCGTCTCGGCCGCTTCCAGCATCGCGAACAGTTCCTGCAGCAACGGGTCGTCGCCGCTGAACGTCAGCGCGTCGAGCCCGAGCTTGTCGCGCAGCATGGACGAGTAAGCGCGGTCGAACTCGTCGCGGTAGGCCTCGAGGCCGCGGTGCAGGTCGTCCACCGACTCGACCAGCGGGATCAACGCCTCCCCGAGGCGCGCGAGGTTCCAGAGGGCGATGTTCGGCTGCTGGCCGAAACGGTACCGCCTGCCCCCGGCGTCGGTGGTGTTGGGCGTCCACGCCGGGTCGTAGCCTTCGAGCCAGCCATACGGGCCGTAGTCGATCGTCAGTCCCAGGATCGACATGTTGTCGGTGTTCAACACGCCGTGCACGAAGCCGACGCGGGTCCAGTGCGCGGCCAGCACGGCGGTGCGCCGGCACACCTCCTCGAACCACGCCAGGTAGGTGTCGCGGGCGCCGGTCGGACCGAGATCCGGGAAGTGCGTGCCGATCACGTGATCGGCCAGTCGTCGCAGGAGGTCCACCTCGCCGTGGGCAGCGTGGATCTCGAACGACCCGAAGCGCACGAACGAGGGAGCCACGCGACACACGATCGCCCCCGGTTCCGCCTCGGGACGACCGTCGTAGAACATGTCGCGGACCACCGACTCGCCCGTGGTCACCAGGCTCAACGCGCGTGTCGTCGGCACGCCGAGCGCGTGCATCGCTTCGGAGCAGAGGAACTCGCGCACCGACGATCGCAGCACCGCGCGTCCGTCCGCCTGCCGGGAGTACGGCGTCGGTCCGGCCCCCTTCAGCTGGAGCTCGTGCACGCGACCGTCGGCACCGCGCAGTTCGCCGAGCGTGATCGCCCGCCCGTCACCGAGCTGATCGGCCCAATGACCGAACTGATGACCGCCATAGCGGGCGGCATACGGCACCGATCCCGGCAACAGCCGGTTGCCTGCGAGCACGTCGGCGACGGGGCCGGGGCCGAGGGGAGGCCGCGCCACGCCGATGTCGCGCCCCAGCGCGTCCGACCACGCCAGCAGCGACGGCGACGCGACGCGCGTCGGCTCGACGCAAGAGTAGCTGGCGCCGGGCACCCGGCGGGGCATGTTCCTCGCGCTCGGGTCCCCGGGCATCGTCTCGACGAACCGGGCCTCGAGCGTGGCAGACGACAGATCTCGCACATCCCATCGTCGCAGGGACGTCAAGGGACGGTCGTCGAACACTCGTCAGCGCTGGGCGCCCCGGCCGGTGCGCTGCTGCAGTTGGTCGATGCGACGCGACGCCTCCGCCTTGGTCAGGTCGGCCGGTGGGTCCTCGCCAGCCTCCTGCGACAGCGTGCCCAGGTACGACCGCTGCGCGTCGGTCATGGGCTCGTCGCCGGTCGTCCAGTCGTCGGGATCCTTCAGCAGGTTGGACGGCCGTTCCACCCCGGTGCCGCCCGTCGCCTCGTGGTTCTCATGGATGTCGCCAGCCTGATCGCGTGGGTCGTTCATGCGGGCGGTGATTGCACGACGGGTTCCACACCCGGCCCCCGGTCTTCTGGCCCTCGTCCACCGCTCCGGTGCCCGGTGCCCGCTGCCCGATGCCTCCGTCCTACCAGGCGTGATAGTGACCGTCGCGGAACGACACCTCGACCGGGCGGTCGTACAGGCCCGACAGCGTCTGCGTCGTCAGCAGGCGCGGTGTCGGCCCGTCGCCGACCACGCGACCCTGCTTCAACAGGACCACCCGCCCGATCTCGGGGACGATGTCGGCCAGGTCGTGCGTGACGAGGACCAGGCTGGTGCCTGCCTGGGCCAGCGCCCGCATCGTCGCGCGGACCTCGTGCGCCGCGCCGAGGTCCAGGCTGGTCATCGGCTCGTCGAGCACGAGCGCGCGTGGCCGGTGGATCAGGGCGCGTCCGATCAGGAGACGCCGTGCCTCCCCCGACGACATGCGCGTGAGCAGCCGATCGGCGAGGTAGGGAAGGCCGAGCCACGCCAGGACCTCGTCGACGCGAGCCCGCATCTCGTCGGTCGGCACATGGTGCGGCCACAGGCCGATGGCGCCGAAGAACCCCGAGAGCAGCAGCTCCCGGCCGGTGATCTTCCGGGTGACCGTCGCCAGCAGGTCGTTGGACACGATCCCGAGGGCGGCGCGCAGGTCCCACAATGTCCAGCGCGACTGGCCGAGCACGGTGACGCTGGTCTGCGGCAGGTCGAGCGGGTGCAACTCCCGAGTGATGACCTTGAGCAGCGTGCTCTTGCCCGAGCCGTTGGGTCCGACGATGGCGACGTGCTGGCCGGCCGGGATGGTGAGGGAGAAGTCGTCGAGCACGCGCGCGCCATCGCGGATGACGGACACGTGGGAGAAGGCAATCAGGGCGTCGGACATGGCGCCCGTGCATGGTAGCGCCGGTTCGACGATCAGGCGGGCTGGCTGGCTCGCTGCTGCAGCGCGGTCATCGCGACATGTGTCGCGCTGCCGAACACCGCGTGCGCGGCAAGCATCTCGGCGTGGGTGGTCCAGGGATAGGCGCGTGGCCCGTCTGCCAGGCCCAGCAATGGCAGGGCCGTCTCGTCGGCCACCAGCCACACCGCCAGGCCGTAGGGCACGCCCCATCCACCGGCGACGGTGGGCCAGCGGTGCGCGAGGACTCCGTAGAGGGCGCCGGCCGACGCGCCGAAGGCGTAATGCACGATCGGTCCTGCAGCGCGCTTCTCCCGTTCATCGAGTGGTGCACTCGTGAGCGCCGTCACCACCTCGTCGGCCGCCTTTGTCGCGGGATCGTGGCGCCCGCCGTCGACAGGGCGGTGCGACTGTGGCTCCCGCGTGCCGGTGACCCCGCGGCCGTAGAGGGCGACGTGGAACCGGGTCATCACCCACGCCCCGACGATGCCGCCGAGCGCACCGGTCAGGGCCGCGCCTGTCCATGTTGTCGTTTGTCTCCGCATCGAAGCCTCCCGGAACCTGGGTGTGCAAGGTGCTGGCCTGCCCGTCTGGACCTTGGTACAGCATGAGGCGGGTTGCCATGGTGCGGCCGAGGGCGCACCATAAGTGCGAGCACGAACAACGACGGCACGTCACCTGCTTCAGGGAGGCGGCATGGCGACAGGGCACAGCGGGAACTTGCGCAGCCTGGGGGGCATTGCGATGTCCCTGTGCGCATGCCTGCTCGGGTTTGTCGGACCAGTCGGTTCCGCGCGGGCGCAATCGGCGCCGCCGACGGCCGCCGTGGTCCCCTACCGCCCGGCGCCGCCCCTGCGGAGCTACGTGGCCATCCGTCGGCTGGAATCGTCCAACGAGCGCCACCACAAGGACGCCTGGCTCGTCGCGCGCACGGAACTGCACGACAACGGCACGTTCAGCTACCAGATCATCGACGAAGGCGGGTCTGAGCTCATCAGGTCGCGCGTGCTGCGTGAGGCTCTCGAGAAGGAAGTGCAGGTTCACCGCGACGGGCGCGCCCGGCGTGGCGGCCTGACGCTTGACAACTACGAGTTCTCGACGCCGACGCAGGCCGATGGCGGCCTCCGCATCGCCCTGCAGCCGAAGCGTCGGGAGGACATGCTCCTGAAGGGGGCGATGTTCACGTCGTCGGACGGCGAGTTGCTCCGCGTCGAAGGCGAGCTGGTCAAGCGGCCGTCGTTCTGGACACGCTCGGTCCACATCGTGCGCCAGTACGGCCGCGTCGCCGGCGAGCACGTCCCGGTGCGGCTCGACATGACGGCGCAGGTGCGGCTCGTGGGACCGTCGCGGTTGACGGTCACCTACCAGTACGTGCAGATCAATGGCCGGCCGGTGCAGGAAATCCTGACCGGCGAGCCGACGGGGTCCGCGCGTGTCGCCTCGCGCGCCCCACAGGACTGAACGATCCGGGCTGCGACAGCCCCCGTTGCCGTTCGGGTTCCCGTCAGATCAACCGGTAGCAGACCACCGCCACGGCCGTCGGCAGCAAGGCGCCGAGCAGCAGGTAGAGCGGCACGATCACGCCCCCGAAGAAGCGCCCGAGCAGCGCCTGGCCGGCCGGGTTGGGCGCGTTGGCGATCACCGTCAGCCCGCCGCCGGTGACCGCCCCTTCGACGACCGCCGCCTTGGCCGCCTCCGACATGTTGGGCACCAGCGTCGCCAGGTAGGTGATGAGCGCGTTGTCGTTGAACGCGGTCAGCAACGCCGCGCCGAAGAAGAGCGGCGTCTCGCTCAAGCTGGCCAGCACGGGCGCAATCCACCAGCCCTGCAGGCCGCCGTGGATGACCAGGCCGGCGAGGAAGAAGCCCACCAGCAGCGGCGACTTGAGGGAAATCTCCGCCTGGTAGGGGCTGGTCGCCTTGACGAACCCGAGGAAGAACAGGAAGCCGCCGAGGAACAGCGCCGGGTAGTGGGAGTTGACGACGGTCCAGGCCATGAACAGCGCGTGCGCCACGACGATCCAGGCTGGCACGGGCAGCAGCGCGCCCTGGCCCGACGCCACCGCATCGGCATCCGGGACCTCCACGTCGCGGACCGGCGGCCGCGCCGCGAGGGCGGCGAGTTCCTTGCGGAAGATCAGCAGGTAGAGCGTGGCCGACGTGAACACCGCGATCAGCGTGCGCCACCCGAAGTGCGTGAGCACGTACATCAGGTCCCAGCCCCAGGGGCGCGCGACCATGAGGATGGGCGGCGCCGCGAAATGCGTCAGCGTGCCGCCGATCGAGACGTTGACGAACAGCAGTCCCAGCGTCGCGTACTTCAGGCGCGGGCTCGGCTGCAGGTCGTAGAACTGGCGGGCCAGCAGGAGTGCGCAGATGGTCATCGCGGCCGGCTCGGTGACCAGCGACCCGAGCATCGGGCCGACCGTGAGCGTGGCGAACCACCAGGCCGCGGGCGTGCCACCACCCAACCCGGCCACCTTGCTCATCGCGCGCTCCGCGAACACGATGATCGGTCGCGTCGAGGCCAGCGCCATGATCACGACGACGAACAGCGGCTCGGTGTAGTTGACGGTGTCGTTCAGGTAATGCTTGGCGGTGTCCCACCCCCGCCCCCACGTGATGGCGGCCAGCAGGACGACG from Luteitalea sp. TBR-22 includes:
- a CDS encoding FAD:protein FMN transferase, which translates into the protein MRRFPMWLLLLAWLAAAAAGAQPAPVLARFEGVEPHMGTLARITVFAPDEAAARVALRAGFDRIAALNATLSDYLPDSELSRITREAVGREVEMSRDLCRVLSRAQALAEATDGAFDVTQGPVIRLWREARRLKRLPDAAALEEAAQRSGFRHMRLDARRCVVSFDIAGMQLDVGAIGKGYAASEALAAVTATGVRSALVAVSGDLAFSDAPPGQPGWRIRVHDGDIGEVGVPAVLRLTQAAVSTSGNVEQHLDVDGRRYSHVIDPASRTGLLDDITVTVVARHGVDADGLDTAMGILGVERGLALVERDPDAAALVVVRKDGVVTARASSRMRTLAAAQE
- a CDS encoding DUF2268 domain-containing putative Zn-dependent protease (predicted Zn-dependent protease with a strongly conserved HExxH motif); protein product: MPVFASLRSSLLLVAVLASPVSAQDPVAPSLPSDPAQATVSTADVGLFWRAWDAWVADGQRPERLAPILQAEYLDKGSAGVRDFTPDRIISADALATRILEDRAYYERVRPITERIASRLPDLQGVYRAFEQRYPDAVFPTLYVVIGRRNSGGMSSPRALILGAEMFAGQGARLDEEDVLPMVAHELVHFQQRTSAERGGGLLGASLREGGADFIAEQIAGRHINTRVKGYGDSHEHDLWPRFLADLSRPDGHRPWLYNGRDPNRVGLPDLGYYMGYKIAQAYFQRAADRDAAFATLVRMEDPSAILRDSRYGERFGATTPAPSPEP
- a CDS encoding Gfo/Idh/MocA family protein: MSHDTAARWRAAIIGTGRIASLLERDPLRPRPHTHAGWYRADARTTLVAGADIDPERLAAFGDDWAIDAAHLHHDYRELLRRERPDIVSICAYAADRVTMCREAVAAGARGLWIEKAAACSVEDAEALADLVAAAGVAAVVDHPRRLESRYRAVGAWLASGALGRLETVHVLFSGHVVHTGTHAWDLLLAWCGPWARVDATLDTPAQEAVAAGDAHDRDEADIARYAAALRGGIVDRGGRARIVFANGVEAFVTGGAKGYFVFQCDVICSRGRIRIGNDVWEVLAPAESPRYSGYRELAPIDPTIDLPPAPPGPAAVLDALLLAMADGREPELSVRAAVDALALGIAIVQAGVTGRAVTPETLDRTMRIDSI
- a CDS encoding DUF1593 domain-containing protein, whose protein sequence is MVGRTLRFVCLTGVLVAGVGIVGVRTQPATTPLQARPDPYVGRPRVFVLTDIANEPDDQMSLVRLLVYAEGFDIEGLVATTSTWMRTGTRVDVIRAVLDAYAEVQPRLATHASGYPTADALRAVVAAGQGGYGMAAVGDGRATEGSARLLAAARRDDPRPLWVLAWGGTNTLAQALGDARATLSTAELASVVDRLRVYAISDQDDAGPWLRREFPTLRYIASPSTQDGQEYAGATWTGISGDRFYRNAPGADFTTFADAWVDANIRARGPLGRLYPYPCCIHEGDTPSFLGLIDNGLASAMSPTFGGWGGRYVWRQPRGESRPFWTQGGDAYPGNDDSRDTVTGAGGLVVTSDQATVWRWREAFQHDFAARMAWTVLPRAEANHAPEVVVQGHDGRGPVMVSATVGTPVRLEARGSDPDGDALRYRWWYYAEAATGLPGMPVVRERRRPPVMAPTGGSPPAARGDRPGPRVTLQGDTTPVVTITPVVAGVAHVILEVVDEGRPSLTRYRRIILDVR
- the rbsK gene encoding ribokinase, which codes for MPRIAVVGSLNMDLVVRAPRFARPGETITGDLFLTIPGGKGANQAVAAQRLGGQVAMIGCVGEDAFGAALRQGLAEEGIDVTAVDVRGGLASGVALITVDGSGENSIVVVPGANGTLADADIMLAAPQLTAARVLLLQLEVPVTAVTLAAQVASESGAIVVLNAAPASPVPDALLALVDYLVVNETELFSLAGPEASDLAQATAHLRQRGARSIVVTLGAAGARLLRASGAESMVRAYPVDVVDSTAAGDAFVGALAVALAEGASDEVALRRGNAAGAIAVTRSGAQPSLPTRGELDAWLREGAPPR